One segment of Formicincola oecophyllae DNA contains the following:
- a CDS encoding acetyl-CoA carboxylase biotin carboxyl carrier protein: MSKMLVDREALRALADILAETGLTEIELAEGENRIRVVRAPAPVAPQPATVTVPAAVQQVPAAPASNEDEHPGIVPSPMVGVAYLTPDPASPPFVQDGAMVREGDTIMLVEAMKTFNQIKAPRSGKFVRYLVTSGEPVEFGAPLAIIE, translated from the coding sequence ATGAGCAAAATGCTCGTGGACAGGGAGGCCCTCCGGGCGCTTGCCGACATTTTGGCTGAGACTGGCTTGACGGAGATTGAGCTGGCTGAAGGCGAAAACCGCATTCGCGTTGTGCGTGCGCCTGCGCCAGTCGCCCCCCAGCCAGCCACAGTGACTGTGCCAGCTGCAGTGCAGCAGGTGCCTGCTGCCCCTGCCAGCAACGAGGATGAACACCCCGGCATCGTGCCAAGTCCTATGGTGGGGGTGGCCTACCTGACACCAGACCCTGCCTCCCCTCCTTTTGTGCAGGATGGCGCCATGGTGCGTGAAGGTGACACCATCATGCTGGTGGAAGCCATGAAAACCTTCAATCAAATCAAGGCCCCACGCTCTGGCAAGTTCGTGCGTTACCTTGTGACTTCTGGCGAGCCTGTCGAGTTTGGCGCGCCGCTAGCGATTATCGAGTAA